A single window of Thiomicrorhabdus immobilis DNA harbors:
- the hisC gene encoding histidinol-phosphate transaminase codes for MSQYWSSLVHTLTPYVPGEQPKVNNLIKLNTNENPYPPSDKVLAAIHQAADDKLKLYPDPNSDVLKQRIADYHGLTANQVFVGNGSDEVLAHAFQALLKHDKPLLFPDITYSFYPVYCGLYGIEYQTIPLNDEFEIDITDYNQDCGAIIFPNPNAPTGRLLGLDKIEALLQMHPQQVLLIDEAYIDFGGQSAISLVNRYPNLLVTQTLSKSRSLAGLRVGFAIGHPDLIEGLERVKNSFNSYPLDRLAIYGSVASFDDETAFQTACQAVINTREVLVTKLAELGFKVIPSAANFVFASHPQHQAETIAEQLREKSIIVRYFNKPRIDQYLRITIGNDMENQALCSALEAIINNK; via the coding sequence ATGAGCCAATATTGGAGTTCATTAGTTCACACCTTAACCCCTTATGTTCCGGGTGAACAACCTAAAGTGAATAACTTAATCAAACTCAACACTAACGAGAACCCTTATCCTCCTTCTGACAAAGTACTGGCGGCAATACATCAAGCCGCCGATGATAAGTTAAAACTCTATCCAGACCCAAATTCGGACGTGTTGAAACAACGAATTGCCGACTATCATGGCTTAACCGCTAACCAAGTTTTTGTCGGCAATGGTTCTGATGAAGTATTGGCTCACGCTTTTCAGGCTCTACTAAAACATGATAAGCCTCTACTGTTTCCGGATATCACTTATAGCTTCTATCCTGTTTATTGTGGGTTATATGGTATTGAATACCAAACCATTCCATTGAACGATGAATTTGAAATCGATATCACAGACTATAACCAGGATTGCGGGGCGATAATTTTTCCAAACCCTAATGCACCTACCGGAAGATTGCTCGGTTTAGATAAAATCGAAGCATTATTGCAAATGCATCCTCAGCAAGTATTACTCATTGACGAAGCTTATATTGACTTTGGCGGGCAAAGCGCCATAAGTTTGGTGAACCGATACCCAAATCTATTAGTCACACAAACGCTTTCTAAATCACGTTCTTTAGCAGGCCTACGTGTTGGGTTTGCCATTGGCCATCCAGATTTAATTGAAGGTTTAGAACGTGTTAAGAACAGTTTCAACTCCTACCCTTTAGACCGTTTAGCAATCTACGGCTCTGTAGCTTCTTTTGACGATGAAACCGCTTTTCAAACGGCCTGTCAGGCAGTGATTAACACCCGTGAAGTCCTGGTGACAAAACTGGCGGAATTAGGCTTCAAGGTCATTCCTTCAGCAGCCAACTTTGTCTTTGCAAGCCACCCTCAGCATCAAGCCGAAACCATCGCGGAACAACTTAGGGAAAAATCCATCATTGTTCGTTATTTTAATAAACCGCGTATAGACCAATATCTGAGAATCACGATTGGTAACGATATGGAAAACCAAGCCTTATGCTCAGCTTTAGAAGCGATTATCAATAACAAATAA
- a CDS encoding Nudix family hydrolase, whose protein sequence is MKEVNYIDIAVGVLRRNHQVCLSLRQKHQSHANHWEFPGGKVEQDETAIDALKRECLEELAVETQNWQPLIEIPWQYEQVAVRLHVFITDDFSGEPVGNEGQEVKWFDIDALSGLTFPEANKGILLALKMANQYMISGKFSGVDEALDKFGQALRSGIKLCQLRAKGLSPTEFSEIAKPAIELCHQAGAKILLNGSIQLLQDFPEADGIQLASNVIYEYSGRPISHDKLLGVSTHTDKDIQQALKIGADFILLSPVKETSSHPGVPGIGWDVFSEKVKSISLPVYALGGMQPEDVQIAKQKGGQGVAAISGFWPG, encoded by the coding sequence GTGAAAGAAGTTAACTATATCGATATCGCTGTTGGCGTATTGCGAAGGAATCATCAAGTCTGCTTGTCATTAAGACAGAAGCATCAATCGCATGCAAATCATTGGGAGTTTCCAGGCGGTAAGGTCGAGCAGGACGAAACGGCGATTGATGCACTCAAACGCGAGTGTTTGGAAGAATTGGCTGTAGAAACCCAAAACTGGCAACCTTTGATTGAGATACCTTGGCAATATGAACAAGTTGCTGTTCGTTTACATGTATTCATTACGGATGACTTCAGTGGCGAACCTGTTGGCAATGAAGGTCAAGAGGTCAAGTGGTTTGATATTGATGCGTTGTCTGGTTTGACTTTTCCAGAGGCCAATAAAGGGATTCTGTTGGCATTGAAGATGGCCAATCAATATATGATTAGTGGAAAGTTTTCGGGCGTTGATGAGGCGCTTGATAAGTTCGGGCAAGCGTTAAGATCAGGTATCAAATTGTGCCAACTTCGCGCCAAAGGCTTAAGTCCTACCGAGTTTTCCGAAATTGCCAAGCCAGCTATCGAATTATGCCATCAGGCAGGAGCAAAAATTCTTTTGAACGGTTCAATACAGTTGTTACAAGATTTTCCAGAAGCGGATGGTATTCAACTCGCTTCGAATGTCATCTATGAATATTCTGGCCGACCAATCAGTCATGATAAATTGCTTGGTGTATCGACCCATACCGATAAGGACATCCAGCAAGCGCTGAAAATCGGTGCGGATTTTATTTTATTGTCGCCCGTTAAGGAAACCTCTTCACATCCTGGTGTGCCAGGAATCGGGTGGGATGTTTTTTCGGAAAAGGTCAAATCGATATCCTTGCCCGTTTATGCCCTGGGCGGCATGCAGCCTGAAGACGTCCAAATTGCTAAGCAAAAGGGTGGGCAAGGTGTAGCGGCAATCAGTGGGTTTTGGCCAGGTTAA
- the argJ gene encoding bifunctional glutamate N-acetyltransferase/amino-acid acetyltransferase ArgJ — translation MNLDHLVLHPVAGFYLGACAAKIKKNGNTDLVVVELCEGAVTAATFTQNAFCAAPVTLAKENLTASQPRALIINAGNANAGTGEQGMLDAKQTCEWVAKELGCDANQVLPFSTGVIGQNLPMEKLQQGIPAAIANLSVTAWADACKGIMTTDLVPKTVSKVIEIDGNAVTITGMAKGSGMIHPNMATMLGFVATDAKINQACLQQCLSDAVNLSFNRITVDGDTSTNDACTLTATQQADMPEINSVDSSAYKAFATEINQVMTELAQMIVRDGEGATKFVSVIVEGGKSSQECIQVAHAVALSPLVKTALFASDPNWGRILAAVGRSGIEALDVNILKIYLGDVCIVENGGRALTYTEEAGQAVMNQTDIDIRIQLNRGECSETVWTTDFSYDYVKINAEYRS, via the coding sequence ATGAATTTAGATCATCTTGTTTTACACCCAGTAGCTGGTTTTTATTTAGGCGCTTGTGCCGCTAAGATTAAAAAGAATGGCAATACTGATTTAGTGGTTGTTGAGTTGTGTGAAGGTGCGGTCACTGCGGCGACATTCACTCAAAATGCTTTTTGTGCCGCTCCGGTGACGTTGGCGAAAGAGAATTTGACGGCATCCCAGCCTCGCGCTTTGATTATCAATGCGGGGAATGCTAATGCAGGTACTGGTGAACAAGGTATGTTGGATGCTAAGCAGACTTGTGAGTGGGTAGCTAAAGAGTTGGGCTGTGATGCTAATCAAGTGTTGCCATTTTCAACTGGTGTGATCGGTCAAAACCTTCCGATGGAAAAGTTACAGCAAGGGATTCCTGCGGCGATCGCCAATTTATCGGTTACGGCTTGGGCAGATGCTTGTAAAGGTATTATGACCACAGATTTAGTGCCTAAGACGGTGAGCAAGGTGATTGAGATAGATGGCAATGCGGTAACGATTACCGGTATGGCTAAGGGTTCGGGAATGATTCACCCTAATATGGCGACCATGTTAGGTTTTGTGGCGACCGATGCCAAAATCAACCAGGCCTGCTTACAGCAATGTTTGAGTGATGCGGTCAATCTATCATTCAACCGTATTACGGTGGATGGTGACACTTCCACCAACGATGCTTGTACTTTAACGGCGACCCAGCAAGCCGATATGCCGGAAATCAATTCGGTGGATTCATCCGCTTATAAGGCTTTCGCGACTGAGATTAATCAGGTGATGACTGAATTGGCACAAATGATTGTACGCGATGGCGAGGGCGCGACCAAGTTCGTAAGTGTCATCGTTGAAGGCGGAAAATCATCTCAAGAGTGTATTCAGGTGGCACATGCGGTAGCTTTATCTCCGCTTGTTAAAACGGCATTATTTGCTTCTGATCCAAACTGGGGGCGTATTTTGGCTGCGGTAGGGCGTTCTGGAATTGAAGCTTTAGATGTGAATATCCTTAAGATTTATTTAGGGGATGTCTGTATTGTAGAAAATGGTGGTAGAGCTTTAACTTATACTGAAGAGGCTGGCCAAGCGGTGATGAACCAGACGGATATTGATATCCGTATCCAGTTGAATCGTGGTGAGTGTTCAGAAACGGTTTGGACCACCGATTTTTCATATGACTACGTAAAGATCAATGCAGAGTACCGTTCTTGA
- the secA gene encoding preprotein translocase subunit SecA encodes MAFNIFKKIFGSRNERMLKQYRKVTETINALEAEFEALTDAEIQQKTTDFKQALAEGKTLDDLLPEAFAVVREAGKRVFGMRHYDVQMIGGMALHDGRIAEMRTGEGKTLVATLPVYLNALKGEGVHVITVNDYLAKRDSEWMGQLFEFLGLSTGVILSGQSQQEKQIAYAKDITYGTNNEFGFDYLRDNMAIYSAERVMRGQHYAVIDEVDSILIDEARTPLIISGPAEDKSELYRKINPLVAHLEQGEEDKETKTSTGDFTIDEKAKQIYLTDEGHAKVEEMMAEVGLLEEGDSLYDAAHIGLMIHVNAALRANLLFEKDRDYIVEDDQVVIIDEFTGRKMEGRRWSEGLHQAVEAKEGVQIQQESQTFASITFQNYFRQYEKLSGMTGTADTEAGEFLSTYNLEVVVIPPNKTPERVDLPDLVYLDMEGKFNAIVQDIRETHKTQQPVLVGTASIEMSELLSRFLTEAKVPHNVLNAKQHEREAFIIANAGLPGAVTIATNMAGRGTDIVLGGNLEMEIAELENPSEEKIKEVTEAWKARHEAVLGFGGLKVIGSERHESRRIDNQLRGRSGRQGDVGTTRFYLSLDDDLMRRFASEKVKSMMKRLGMTSNEAIEHGMVTKSIERAQKQVERMHQDERANLLKFDDISNQQRKVVYQQRNELMEGDDVSEVIDSLREQVVEQIVGMYIPKGSLEEQWDLLGLVKAINEELGAELAIEEWLKEDNSLYEEKLVEKIIAELANLYQEKMSVVDPTTRHHFEKEVLLRTIDRQWREHLSEMDYLRRGIHLRGYAQKDPFQEYRRESSEMFHNFLQEVTFETVKVLSLVQIEGSQDVADFDEQTEKERPHNLEANHPAAQGIGQSADETSEEESDAESTFRREAPKVGRNDPCPCGSGKKYKQCCGKLS; translated from the coding sequence GACCGATGCAGAAATTCAGCAGAAAACCACGGATTTTAAACAAGCCTTGGCGGAAGGTAAAACATTGGATGATTTGCTTCCCGAAGCTTTCGCGGTGGTTCGTGAAGCGGGTAAACGAGTGTTTGGTATGCGTCATTATGACGTGCAGATGATAGGGGGGATGGCGCTGCATGATGGACGTATTGCAGAGATGCGTACCGGTGAAGGTAAGACCCTGGTAGCGACACTTCCTGTATACCTGAATGCTTTAAAAGGTGAAGGGGTTCATGTCATTACGGTGAATGATTACCTGGCGAAGCGTGACTCTGAGTGGATGGGCCAGCTGTTTGAATTTTTGGGGCTATCTACCGGTGTGATTTTGAGTGGTCAATCACAGCAAGAAAAACAAATCGCCTATGCTAAAGACATTACATACGGTACCAACAACGAATTCGGTTTTGACTATCTACGCGACAATATGGCGATTTACTCCGCTGAAAGAGTCATGCGTGGCCAGCACTATGCGGTGATTGATGAAGTCGATTCCATTTTAATCGATGAGGCTAGAACGCCGTTGATTATCTCTGGTCCAGCAGAAGATAAATCCGAACTTTATCGAAAAATTAATCCGTTAGTCGCACACCTTGAACAAGGTGAAGAAGATAAAGAAACAAAAACCTCAACTGGTGATTTCACCATCGATGAAAAAGCCAAACAGATCTATCTGACTGATGAAGGGCACGCTAAAGTCGAAGAGATGATGGCTGAAGTCGGTCTGTTGGAGGAGGGCGATAGCCTTTACGATGCGGCACATATTGGTCTAATGATTCATGTTAATGCGGCTTTAAGAGCCAATTTATTATTCGAAAAAGACCGTGATTACATCGTTGAAGACGATCAAGTTGTAATCATCGACGAATTTACCGGACGTAAGATGGAAGGTCGTCGTTGGAGTGAAGGCTTGCATCAAGCTGTGGAAGCGAAAGAAGGCGTACAAATCCAGCAAGAGAGTCAAACATTCGCCTCGATTACTTTCCAAAACTATTTCCGTCAATATGAGAAGCTGTCAGGTATGACAGGAACCGCTGATACCGAAGCGGGTGAGTTCTTGTCAACCTATAACCTAGAAGTTGTGGTTATACCACCGAATAAAACACCGGAGCGTGTTGATTTACCGGATTTGGTTTACCTTGATATGGAAGGTAAGTTTAACGCAATCGTTCAAGATATTCGTGAAACCCATAAAACACAGCAGCCGGTATTGGTGGGGACGGCATCGATTGAAATGTCTGAACTGCTGTCACGTTTCTTAACCGAAGCCAAGGTTCCGCATAACGTATTGAATGCCAAACAGCATGAAAGGGAAGCGTTTATCATTGCCAACGCAGGTTTGCCTGGTGCGGTAACCATTGCAACCAACATGGCTGGTCGTGGTACGGATATCGTACTGGGTGGTAATTTAGAGATGGAAATCGCTGAATTAGAGAATCCTAGTGAAGAAAAAATCAAAGAAGTCACTGAAGCTTGGAAAGCACGTCACGAGGCGGTGTTAGGTTTTGGTGGTTTGAAAGTGATTGGTTCGGAACGTCACGAATCAAGACGTATCGACAACCAGTTGCGTGGTCGTTCTGGGCGTCAGGGGGATGTTGGAACAACCCGTTTCTATCTCTCTTTAGATGATGATTTGATGCGTCGTTTTGCTTCAGAAAAAGTGAAGTCCATGATGAAACGTTTAGGTATGACATCAAATGAAGCGATTGAGCATGGTATGGTGACAAAATCCATTGAACGTGCTCAAAAGCAAGTTGAACGTATGCATCAGGATGAGCGTGCTAATCTGCTTAAGTTTGACGATATCTCTAACCAACAGCGTAAAGTGGTCTATCAGCAACGTAATGAGTTGATGGAAGGTGACGATGTTTCTGAGGTGATCGATAGTTTACGTGAACAAGTGGTAGAGCAAATTGTTGGGATGTATATTCCTAAAGGATCACTTGAGGAACAGTGGGATTTGCTAGGCCTGGTTAAAGCCATCAATGAAGAGTTGGGCGCCGAATTAGCGATTGAAGAATGGTTGAAAGAGGACAACTCGCTTTATGAAGAGAAGTTGGTTGAGAAAATCATCGCAGAGTTGGCGAATCTTTACCAAGAGAAAATGAGTGTAGTGGATCCTACTACACGCCATCATTTCGAGAAAGAAGTGTTGTTACGCACAATCGATAGGCAATGGCGTGAGCATTTGTCAGAAATGGATTATCTGCGCCGAGGTATCCATTTACGCGGCTATGCTCAAAAAGACCCATTCCAAGAGTATCGTCGTGAATCATCGGAAATGTTCCATAACTTCCTGCAAGAAGTGACTTTTGAAACCGTTAAGGTTCTATCATTGGTACAAATTGAAGGTTCGCAGGATGTAGCGGACTTTGATGAACAAACCGAAAAAGAGCGTCCTCATAACCTGGAAGCGAATCATCCCGCTGCGCAAGGAATCGGGCAATCGGCGGATGAAACTTCTGAAGAGGAGTCGGACGCGGAAAGTACTTTTAGACGTGAAGCGCCAAAAGTCGGACGTAATGACCCATGCCCTTGCGGTTCAGGTAAAAAATATAAACAATGTTGTGGAAAATTGAGTTAA